In Sphaerospermopsis torques-reginae ITEP-024, the genomic window AAAAATGTCAAAAAAGTTAAATTTTGGTTAACAATGAAAAAAATGTACCGATGTGCGGTATTTAAAAATAAGGATAATAAAAAGTTGTGCATCGCACCTTGGTAGAACTCAAGATAATAAAATGCAAACAATTCCCAGGCTGAATAACTTAGCATCTACTCAAATACCCAAGCTAGATCATTGTAGTACCGAAAACCTGCTCAACTATTTTGAAAATTCTTGGGAACTAGAAGCAACCCTACTCAAAAGCATAACTAGCACAGATACATTTTACCGCTGTCCTGATCCTTTAAGAAACAAATTAATCTTTTATCTGGGACATTCGGCAGTTTTTTACATCAACAAATTAATTCGGGTTGGTTTATTAGAAAAGCGCATTCATCCTCAATTTGAAATTCTGTTTGAAATTGGTGTTGATCCAGAAACACCAGATGAACTAGAAGCAGCAACAAAAGATATCGTCTGGCCTGATGTAGATCAAGTTTGGCAATATCGAGAAAAAGCCAAAACCGCAATTACAAACATTATCAAAAATACACCTTTAAATCTGCCCATTGATCAACAACATCCTTTATGGGCTTTATTAATGGGAATTGAACACAGTCGCATTCATTTTGAAACTTCATCCATGTTACTGCGTCAATTACCTGTTGATCAATTAAAACGCCCCCAAGGTTGGAATTATGCGCCTACAAATGGGAAAACTCCTAATAATAAAATGATGAAAATTCCCGGTGGTGTGGTAAAATTAGGTAAAAAAGATGATGATTTAACTTTCGGTTGGGACAGTGAATATGGTAGTTTAGAAATTGGAGTTGAACCGTTTTTAGCCAGTCAAAATTTAATCACCAATGGGGAATTTTTAGAATTTGTTCAAGCTGGTGGTTATGAAAATTTAGAATATTGGATGCTGGAAGCTAGGGATTGGAAGAAACTCTATAATGTGCAACATCCAAAATTTTGGATACCAGATTTTATGGACAAAAACAATGGTAAATACCGCTATCGTGCTACCTTTGATGAAATAGATTTACCATTAGATTGGCCTGTGGAAGTCAATTATTATGAAGCTATAGCTTACTGTTGCTGGAAAGGTGGTAATACTCGGTTAATGACAGAAGCAGAATGGAATCAAGCTTTACAATTTTCTGGGGGTGATGGTT contains:
- the ovoA gene encoding 5-histidylcysteine sulfoxide synthase yields the protein MQTIPRLNNLASTQIPKLDHCSTENLLNYFENSWELEATLLKSITSTDTFYRCPDPLRNKLIFYLGHSAVFYINKLIRVGLLEKRIHPQFEILFEIGVDPETPDELEAATKDIVWPDVDQVWQYREKAKTAITNIIKNTPLNLPIDQQHPLWALLMGIEHSRIHFETSSMLLRQLPVDQLKRPQGWNYAPTNGKTPNNKMMKIPGGVVKLGKKDDDLTFGWDSEYGSLEIGVEPFLASQNLITNGEFLEFVQAGGYENLEYWMLEARDWKKLYNVQHPKFWIPDFMDKNNGKYRYRATFDEIDLPLDWPVEVNYYEAIAYCCWKGGNTRLMTEAEWNQALQFSGGDGLENKYNLNLQYISPSPVGMCSKNNKSGIFDLRGNVWEWLSSIFYPLPGFQNHYLYEDQSAPFFDNRHQMMLGGSWATNGTMALPCYRNWFRPFFYQHVGFRIAESLN